Proteins co-encoded in one Arachis hypogaea cultivar Tifrunner chromosome 13, arahy.Tifrunner.gnm2.J5K5, whole genome shotgun sequence genomic window:
- the LOC112738341 gene encoding uncharacterized protein, translated as MTLEDFFTLTEMRDGLTAPSRVQELVSEMQKEQVSVVKNACDATRQWAAVASTIAATENKDCLDLFIQLDGLLFINRWLNESHNFGTDANDGFIEESISALLRAIEKLQLDSKKSISSGIWGTVHKLLGHHSSRVQDRAKQLFDSWEGGENGEAEPQVDRSSDKTAKEECLLSAVTEGGNDDGHASETVVGEKSQLRRSDSMLPEKVATEQIPSSDNAPESSVSLDSEHLKEKANHFSSVLTPVQEVAPISEGVATVTQICNSHIPKPGNLKGEPDDVQLNDLSKEEKLEQNNSVPPENSGIADSSFSSSKLGHGPVSVGVTETNAPESVKGPTLEHNDENNENGVCHIMAVPCDMRTPASDAKSAVDDVEAINSSNPQPPKASENDNECVSNMLQNSSVRDRNVGKSEQLEMPFLSTEYVKGVTEGKGQVSNQGNGASSYGSEREYDNVDNNALKGARQVSLEKGQVSNKVIDASNGSDSSRRRKRPRIPNLIKKTSDIELEYGIVDALEVARQVAQEVEREVRSSSSEEISEGRIRRPGSSDSPVSSDNKYELTHVLPEEVSSRQSNSADACSEQDGHMSYSDNIEAQAQPECLPDLESSQVTEAAQDPGGNSEKSLCTFDLNEEIGSNGMDVSVNTMPAAPIPVVSVSKPAQSSGPPTAPLQFEGTLGWKGSAVTSAFRPASPRRSSDSERNVSVGGNSDSSKRRHDFLDIDLNVADGDEELVKQKSSGLPFEQSLAELNPKQSSRLDLDLNSVGDDGDIQPSNRRTEAQLFSQRNDFWSPLHGASSSSMQPSVRNIDLNDRPYFQTALVEQGPSKSSFMDSYGRSKSDAPVISILGAKVEVDRREHVPQTISIPNGKAIEPVIDLTMSGAGAMLGMCPSVSYSKSAVFGYNGLTSGPHLSFSSAMYASGGTIPYMVDSRGAPVVPQVGGSSSTILPSYSQPPVVVNMAGTQLSLNGVGPSPPNFDLNSNFMTDGGPRDTLAARQFFFPSSGRALEEHARTIPQSSSSGGDGKRKEPDSGWDPYPFSYRGPQPPWK; from the coding sequence ATGACTCTTGAAGACTTCTTTACTTTGACTGAGATGAGAGATGGGCTCACTGCCCCTTCTCGAGTCCAGGAGTTGGTCTCTGAAATGCAAAAGGAGCAAGTTAGTGTTGTTAAGAATGCTTGTGATGCAACGAGGCAGTGGGCTGCTGTTGCAAGCACCATTGCTGCTACTGAAAATAAAGATTGTCTTGATCTATTTATTCAATTAGATGGTCTTTTGTTCATCAATAGATGGTTAAATGAGTCACACAATTTTGGCACTGATGCAAATGATGGCTTCATTGAAGAGTCAATTTCAGCATTATTACGGGCAATTGAAAAGCTGCAACTTGACAGCAAGAAGTCAATCTCATCAGGAATTTGGGGAACTGTACATAAGCTTCTTGGCCACCATAGCTCTAGAGTTCAAGATCGGGCAAAACAATTATTTGACAGCTGGGAAGGAGGTGAAAATGGTGAGGCTGAACCTCAAGTTGACAGATCGAGTGATAAAACTGCCAAGGAGGAATGCCTGCTATCTGCTGTGACTGAAGGTGGCAATGATGATGGTCATGCATCAGAAACTGTAGTAGGTGAGAAGTCTCAATTGAGAAGGTCAGATAGCATGCTACCAGAAAAAGTTGCTACCGAACAGATACCAAGTTCTGACAATGCACCTGAGTCTTCTGTAAGTTTGGATTCTGAACATCTCAAAGAAAAAGCAAACcatttttctagtgttttgacTCCCGTCCAAGAAGTTGCTCCCATAAGTGAAGGTGTGGCCACAGTAACTCAGATCTGTAACTCTCATATTCCAAAACCAGGAAATTTGAAAGGAGAGCCAGATGATGTACAGTTGAATGACTTATCCAAAGAGGAGAAGCTAGAGCAAAATAATAGTGTCCCTCCCGAAAATTCAGGAATAGCAGATAGCTCCTTTTCATCCTCAAAGCTAGGGCATGGACCTGTTTCTGTGGGTGTGACTGAAACAAATGCACCCGAATCTGTGAAAGGACCTACTTTAGAACATAACGATGAGAACAATGAGAATGGTGTTTGTCATATAATGGCTGTTCCTTGTGACATGAGAACACCTGCATCTGATGCAAAGAGTGCGGTGGATGACGTAGAAGCTATAAATTCTAGCAATCCCCAGCCCCCAAAAGCTTCAGAAAATGATAATGAATGCGTTTCTAATATGTTGCAGAACTCATCAGTCAGGGACAGAAACGTGGGAAAGTCAGAGCAGCTAGAGATGCCTTTTCTCTCAACAGAATATGTTAAAGGAGTAACAGAGGGCAAGGGCCAAGTATCCAATCAAGGAAATGGGGCCTCAAGTTATGGCAGTGAACGTGAGTATGATAATGTTGATAACAATGCCTTAAAAGGTGCTCGACAAGTTTCTTTGGAAAAGGGCCAAGTTTCTAACAAAGTCATTGATGCCTCGAACGGTTCTGATTCTTCTAGAAGGAGGAAGCGGCCCAGAATCCCGAACCTTATCAAGAAAACTTCCGATATTGAACTCGAGTATGGCATTGTTGATGCTTTAGAAGTTGCTCGACAAGTTGCTCAGGAAGTTGAGAGAGAAGTCCGCAGCTCATCTTCAGAGGAAATTTCAGAAGGCAGAATAAGGCGACCAGGGAGTTCAGACAGTCCAGTTTCTTCAGATAATAAATATGAACTAACCCATGTTCTGCCTGAGGAGGTATCGTCCAGGCAAAGCAACTCTGCTGATGCATGTTCTGAACAGGATGGACATATGAGTTACTCAGACAATATTGAGGCCCAGGCACAGCCAGAATGCTTACCTGACTTGGAGTCCTCACAGGTGACTGAAGCAGCTCAAGATCCAGGAGGTAATTCAGAGAAAAGCCTATGTACCTTCGATCTGAATGAAGAAATTGGTTCAAATGGTATGGACGTGTCAGTAAATACTATGCCTGCCGCACCAATACCAGTTGTCTCTGTTTCAAAGCCTGCACAGAGTTCTGGGCCGCCAACTGCTCCTTTGCAGTTTGAAGGGACACTTGGATGGAAAGGATCAGCTGTCACTAGTGCCTTTCGTCCTGCATCCCCTCGTAGAAGTTCTGATAGCGAGAGGAATGTTTCTGTTGGTGGGAACTCAGATAGTTCCAAGCGAAGGCATGATTTCCTCGATATTGATTTGAATGTGGCTGATGGGGATGAAGAACTGGTAAAACAAAAATCCTCAGGCCTTCCTTTTGAGCAGTCATTAGCGGAACTTAATCCTAAACAATCCAGCAGGCTTGACTTGGATTTAAACAGTGTTGGTGACGATGGTGACATCCAACCTTCAAATCGCAGAACAGAAGCGCAACTGTTTTCCCAAAGAAATGACTTTTGGAGTCCGTTACATGGAGCATCGTCGTCATCAATGCAGCCTTCAGTTCGCAACATTGATCTGAATGACAGACCATACTTTCAAACTGCTTTGGTGGAACAAGGGCCTAGTAAGTCTTCGTTTATGGATTCATATGGGCGTTCAAAGTCAGATGCTCCTGTGATCTCTATTTTGGGTGCCAAGGTGGAAGTTGATAGGAGAGAACATGTTCCTCAAACGATATCTATTCCAAATGGCAAAGCTATTGAGCCTGTCATCGATCTTACAATGTCAGGAGCTGGTGCCATGTTGGGGATGTGCCCTTCGGTATCTTACAGTAAGTCAGCTGTTTTCGGGTATAATGGCCTGACATCAGGCCCCCATCTATCATTTTCGTCAGCCATGTATGCATCTGGTGGCACAATTCCATACATGGTGGACTCAAGAGGTGCTCCTGTGGTTCCTCAAGTTGGGGGGTCTTCATCAACCATTCTGCCATCTTACTCTCAGCCTCCAGTTGTCGTGAACATGGCCGGTACACAACTCAGTTTAAATGGGGTTGGGCCTTCGCCTCCAAACTTTGATTTAAATTCCAACTTCATGACTGATGGTGGACCTAGAGATACATTGGCTGCAAGGCAgtttttctttccctcttctgGAAGAGCTTTGGAGGAGCATGCTAGGACCATTCCGCAATCCTCAAGTTCTGGGGGTGATGGAAAAAGAAAGGAACCAGACAGTGGCTGGGATCCTTATCcatttagctacagaggtcctcAACCTCCATGGAAGTAG